One genomic segment of Actinoplanes ianthinogenes includes these proteins:
- a CDS encoding PadR family transcriptional regulator has product MSCTMQEPTFLILTALAAEPTHGYGVIHAVEQVSQGEVVLRPGTLYGALDRLTEQGLIEVDREEAVDGRLRRYYRLTDAGSAALAAEVKRIRRNADAAAARLRLAFGGIG; this is encoded by the coding sequence GTGTCCTGCACCATGCAGGAACCCACGTTCTTGATCCTCACCGCCCTGGCGGCGGAACCCACGCATGGCTACGGCGTGATCCATGCCGTCGAGCAGGTGTCGCAGGGTGAGGTCGTGCTGCGGCCCGGCACGCTCTACGGCGCGCTCGACCGGCTGACCGAGCAAGGCCTGATCGAGGTGGACCGCGAGGAAGCGGTCGACGGCCGCCTGCGGCGGTACTACCGGCTCACCGACGCCGGATCGGCGGCCCTCGCGGCCGAGGTCAAGCGGATCCGGCGGAACGCGGATGCGGCGGCGGCGCGGCTGCGACTGGCTTTCGGAGGCATCGGATGA
- a CDS encoding TIGR03620 family F420-dependent LLM class oxidoreductase: MIWNQRLGRVGVWRGVQAVDAEMAKAIEDLGYGAVWLGSSPPADLRVAEELLDATSSLVVATGIVNIWTADAAELAASFHRIDARHPGRLLLGIGSGHREASPERVRPIDAMSRYLDVLDERDVPVEARVLSALGPRMLALAAERSAGTHPYLTVPSQTREARAALGGAALIAPEQTVVLDPDPVSARRAARGFLTRYLSLVNYTNTMRRAGFTDEDVAGEGSDTLVDRIVAHGDASALAAAVRAHLDAGADHVCVQVQPATGDILPVLRSIIAVR; the protein is encoded by the coding sequence ATGATCTGGAACCAGCGGCTGGGCAGGGTCGGCGTCTGGCGCGGCGTGCAGGCCGTCGACGCGGAGATGGCCAAGGCCATCGAGGACCTGGGGTACGGCGCCGTCTGGCTCGGCAGCTCGCCGCCGGCCGACCTGCGCGTGGCCGAGGAGCTGCTCGACGCGACGTCGTCGCTGGTGGTCGCGACCGGGATCGTGAACATCTGGACGGCGGACGCCGCCGAGCTGGCCGCCTCCTTCCACCGGATCGACGCCCGGCATCCGGGCCGGCTGCTGCTCGGCATCGGCTCGGGCCACCGGGAGGCGAGCCCGGAGCGGGTCCGCCCGATCGACGCGATGTCCCGATACCTCGACGTCCTCGACGAGCGGGACGTGCCGGTCGAGGCGCGGGTGCTGTCGGCGCTGGGCCCGCGGATGCTGGCCCTGGCGGCCGAGCGCAGCGCCGGCACCCACCCCTATCTGACGGTGCCGTCGCAGACCCGGGAGGCGCGGGCCGCTCTCGGCGGAGCGGCGCTGATCGCCCCGGAGCAGACCGTGGTCCTCGACCCCGACCCGGTGTCGGCCCGGCGGGCCGCCCGCGGGTTCCTGACCCGCTACCTGTCTCTGGTGAATTACACGAACACCATGCGCCGGGCCGGTTTCACCGACGAGGACGTCGCGGGGGAGGGCAGCGACACCCTGGTCGACCGGATCGTCGCGCACGGCGACGCGTCCGCGCTGGCCGCCGCGGTCCGGGCCCACCTGGACGCCGGGGCCGACCACGTCTGCGTCCAGGTCCAGCCCGCCACCGGCGACATCCTCCCGGTCCTGCGGTCCATCATCGCCGTTCGCTGA
- a CDS encoding ester cyclase, translated as MINAEVTRGVVAAFLDEVRSGRAVDRAAGLMAPRVLAHQVCSEDEVTIERTPADYADHVREMQATWGDFTLEVNEFLVDGARAYVRFTQTGVHRSGRTVRQINSVVYHVEDGVITEYWMQIDRAGLAHQLA; from the coding sequence ATGATCAACGCAGAGGTGACCCGGGGTGTCGTGGCGGCGTTCCTGGACGAGGTTCGCTCCGGCCGGGCCGTCGACCGGGCGGCCGGCCTGATGGCCCCGCGAGTCCTGGCCCACCAGGTGTGCTCGGAGGACGAGGTCACCATCGAGCGCACCCCGGCGGACTACGCCGACCACGTCCGCGAGATGCAGGCGACTTGGGGCGACTTCACCCTGGAGGTCAACGAGTTCCTGGTCGACGGCGCGCGGGCCTACGTCCGGTTCACCCAGACCGGCGTTCACCGGTCGGGCCGGACGGTCCGGCAGATCAACTCCGTGGTCTACCACGTCGAGGACGGCGTCATCACCGAGTACTGGATGCAGATCGACCGCGCCGGCCTCGCCCACCAACTGGCCTGA
- a CDS encoding MFS transporter: MRRAPALSFLLVTVFLDIVGLGLIVPITPALLTAVTADPSQAVLWSGLLGTAFGLLQFAAAPLLGRLSDRYGRRPVLLLSLGCLGVDWLAHAIAGSPGTLLVFHAIAGACAGTNTVVNAYIADVTPPERRARAYGLVGAAFGLGFVAGPTIGGLLGAVDVRLPFLAAAALSFANLAYGALILPESRPGDRTTPLTLRATNPVSAITAILRRPVLGRLAQARLCADLARMIHQATWAFFLTYRFGWDTTHVGLVIAAVALAGALFQARAVGPVVRRLGEKRTAVGGGLLSVTTFFGTAFASTPGQLYPLLTVGVLASAGGAAAQSWISGTAGADEQGTVQGGLSAIGAVAEAVVPLAAGVAFGALVAYGKPGLIFVVAATLAAASTVLLALTPAGESVRTTV; this comes from the coding sequence ATGCGCCGGGCACCCGCCCTCTCCTTCCTGCTCGTCACCGTCTTCCTCGACATCGTCGGGCTGGGCCTGATCGTGCCGATCACCCCCGCCCTGCTCACCGCCGTCACCGCCGACCCGAGCCAGGCGGTGCTCTGGTCCGGCCTGCTCGGCACCGCCTTCGGGCTGCTCCAGTTCGCCGCCGCCCCGCTGCTCGGGCGGCTCTCCGACCGCTACGGCCGCCGCCCGGTCCTGCTGCTGTCGCTGGGCTGCCTCGGCGTCGACTGGCTGGCCCACGCGATCGCCGGCAGCCCGGGGACGCTGCTGGTCTTCCACGCGATCGCCGGGGCGTGCGCCGGGACGAACACCGTGGTCAACGCCTACATCGCCGACGTGACCCCGCCCGAGCGGCGTGCCCGGGCATACGGGCTGGTCGGGGCCGCGTTCGGGCTCGGCTTCGTGGCCGGTCCCACCATCGGCGGCCTGCTCGGCGCGGTCGACGTGCGGCTGCCGTTCCTCGCCGCGGCCGCCCTGTCGTTCGCGAACCTCGCCTACGGCGCCCTGATCCTGCCCGAGTCCCGCCCCGGCGATCGCACCACCCCGCTCACGCTGCGCGCCACGAACCCGGTCAGCGCGATCACCGCGATCCTGCGCCGCCCGGTCCTCGGCCGCCTCGCCCAGGCCCGGCTCTGCGCCGACCTCGCCCGGATGATCCATCAGGCGACCTGGGCGTTCTTCCTGACCTACCGGTTCGGCTGGGACACCACGCACGTCGGCCTGGTGATCGCCGCGGTGGCGCTGGCCGGCGCACTCTTCCAAGCGCGGGCCGTCGGCCCGGTCGTGCGCCGGCTCGGCGAGAAGAGGACCGCGGTCGGCGGCGGGTTGCTGAGCGTCACGACATTTTTCGGTACGGCGTTCGCGTCCACTCCGGGGCAGCTCTACCCGCTGCTCACGGTCGGCGTCCTCGCCTCGGCCGGTGGCGCCGCCGCCCAGTCCTGGATCTCGGGCACGGCCGGGGCGGACGAGCAGGGCACGGTGCAGGGCGGGCTGTCCGCGATCGGGGCTGTCGCCGAGGCCGTGGTGCCACTGGCGGCGGGTGTCGCTTTCGGGGCGCTCGTCGCGTACGGAAAACCGGGGTTGATCTTTGTGGTGGCCGCGACCCTGGCAGCGGCCTCGACCGTCCTGCTCGCCCTGACCCCGGCCGGGGAGAGTGTCCGAACGACGGTCTGA
- a CDS encoding putative immunity protein — MTEDAAIALSLDELRAVTGFAVLCAQPALEIYERDCPDDPRPRAAVEAARAFADGAKRSKLLRDCAFAAHRAAQEARDTGRAAAHDAARAAGHACGAAFLHPLPKATQVIHILGAAGSAARAFELATGDPAAAGERLARCRDLATPVVIEVLKRYPNAPEGGGRAGELIRRLDAALR, encoded by the coding sequence ATGACGGAGGACGCCGCGATCGCGCTCAGCCTGGACGAGCTCCGGGCGGTCACCGGCTTCGCGGTGCTCTGCGCCCAGCCGGCGCTGGAGATCTACGAGCGGGACTGCCCGGATGATCCGCGTCCGCGGGCCGCTGTCGAGGCGGCACGGGCGTTCGCGGACGGCGCCAAGCGGTCGAAACTGCTGCGGGACTGCGCCTTCGCGGCCCATCGCGCCGCGCAGGAGGCCCGGGACACCGGGCGGGCCGCCGCCCACGACGCCGCGCGGGCGGCGGGGCACGCGTGCGGCGCCGCGTTCCTGCACCCGCTGCCCAAGGCCACCCAGGTCATCCACATCCTGGGCGCGGCCGGCAGTGCGGCCCGCGCCTTCGAGCTGGCCACCGGGGATCCGGCCGCCGCAGGGGAACGGCTCGCGCGGTGCCGGGATCTGGCCACCCCGGTCGTGATCGAGGTGCTGAAGCGGTATCCGAACGCGCCGGAGGGCGGCGGCCGGGCCGGCGAGTTGATCCGCCGCCTGGACGCCGCCCTCCGGTGA
- a CDS encoding NADP-dependent oxidoreductase, which produces MTTIVVFDEYGGPEVLHLAEIPDPEPGAGEVRIRVRAAGVQPVDCATRRGDFAGYRPLPFPIRLGNEVAGTVDRVGDGVTGFAAGDEVIAFLSLAGYADAVVVPADQVARKPEKMPWAQAGVLTASGQTACTALDELRVGPADTLLIHAAAGGVGSYAVQLAVVRGARVIGTASERNHDYLRSLGATPVSYGPGLADRVRQAAPQGITCALDAIGGEALDVSLELLGVPDRIVTIADWARSAKLGIRRIGSERTVAKLDDLTRLWSEGRLRIEVAETFPLSRAADAHRLVESGHVRGKVALVAD; this is translated from the coding sequence ATGACGACGATCGTGGTATTCGACGAGTACGGGGGCCCGGAGGTACTGCATCTCGCGGAGATCCCGGACCCCGAGCCGGGCGCCGGTGAGGTCCGGATCCGGGTCCGGGCGGCCGGGGTGCAGCCGGTCGACTGTGCCACCCGGCGCGGGGATTTCGCCGGCTACCGCCCGCTGCCGTTCCCGATCCGGCTCGGCAACGAGGTGGCCGGGACCGTCGACCGGGTCGGCGACGGCGTCACCGGGTTCGCCGCGGGTGACGAGGTGATCGCCTTCCTCAGCCTGGCGGGGTATGCCGACGCGGTCGTGGTCCCGGCCGATCAGGTCGCCCGGAAACCGGAGAAGATGCCCTGGGCGCAGGCAGGGGTGCTGACCGCGTCCGGGCAGACCGCCTGCACGGCGCTGGACGAGCTGCGGGTCGGGCCCGCGGACACGCTGCTGATCCACGCCGCGGCCGGTGGGGTCGGCTCCTACGCCGTCCAGCTCGCGGTCGTCCGGGGCGCCCGGGTGATCGGCACCGCGAGCGAGCGCAACCACGACTACCTGCGGTCGCTCGGCGCCACCCCGGTCAGTTACGGCCCCGGCCTGGCCGATCGGGTGCGGCAGGCCGCGCCGCAGGGCATCACCTGCGCGCTCGACGCGATCGGCGGCGAGGCGCTGGACGTCTCGCTGGAGCTGCTCGGGGTGCCGGACCGGATCGTCACCATCGCCGACTGGGCCCGGTCCGCGAAGCTCGGCATCCGCCGGATCGGCAGCGAGCGGACGGTGGCGAAACTCGACGACCTCACCCGGCTCTGGTCCGAGGGCCGCCTGCGGATCGAGGTCGCCGAGACCTTCCCGCTCAGCCGCGCCGCGGACGCCCACCGCCTGGTCGAATCCGGACACGTCCGCGGCAAGGTGGCCCTGGTCGCCGACTGA
- a CDS encoding CHAT domain-containing tetratricopeptide repeat protein, giving the protein MDLERMLRLMESLGNDDPANGPMADLAEALRCRMADDLTGARRAADRAMATMAGKPLTTPGYAETLRVIASIQRQLGQYAETKRLLDLAHQALAATDGPQAPTTETVLRALADVHCLLGEYDEAMTRCRQALRITEPRQDLAHGFGLQLLARIHSALDDLPAAERANRAAAEILRRHGMAGHVAANLSQAGIYQARQGNAAGAIRLNRQALRLREREFGQRHSATAESLITLATAYAHAGRSRRALRLTRRAIGVYRAAGADTDAFRLASALLDAGQLGFDRRRRTAAGDTAAGLDLAVRTVGEHHPLVIRGLVLRGRVRARAGDRAAAFADLVTAADRQNRLLGPVFGATPEEGRLRFLADTRKEVRDWLLEALIDSGTTTGPDVAAALRLVIQRTGLTTEAAARECAAVLAGGYPDLAADLDRLSELDRLLAGGMLGGAGVPADAVRERAAIEERIAGRVREARPSAALTELDLAEVAAALPAGSCLVQFVRFAHRGLAGIDHRDARYAAFCLPAGDAAGARVVDLGDAGPIDRAVEAYRAVVVPGDDRIDRDRWLATGTAVHQALFAPLPTTATRLVIVPDGLIHRIPPATLPGPDGLPLVTTHTISHLSSPRDLLIGAAPADDPNRTALILADPDFGPGPVAFNPLPGTAREARMIGDLLGAEPLTGAAATKSALRRDPPPSIVHLATHGFVRVGADDRIEAGLGLAGANDRDADGILSADEIARLDLRGTRLVVASACETALGRIHDSEGAFGLHRSFAIAGARAVVASLWSVPDRPTARLMTAFYRAYLRSGSAPSALAEAQREAAAQHRPVTEWGAFTCHGIS; this is encoded by the coding sequence ATGGACCTGGAACGGATGCTCCGCCTGATGGAGTCGCTCGGCAACGACGACCCGGCGAACGGGCCGATGGCCGACCTGGCCGAGGCGCTGCGCTGCCGGATGGCCGACGACCTGACCGGCGCCCGCCGCGCCGCCGACCGCGCCATGGCCACGATGGCGGGCAAGCCGCTCACCACCCCCGGCTACGCCGAGACCCTGCGCGTCATCGCCAGCATCCAGCGCCAACTCGGGCAATACGCCGAGACGAAACGCCTGCTCGACCTCGCCCACCAGGCCCTCGCCGCGACGGACGGCCCGCAGGCGCCCACCACCGAGACGGTCCTGCGCGCCCTCGCCGACGTCCACTGCCTGCTCGGCGAGTACGACGAGGCGATGACCCGCTGCCGCCAGGCCCTGCGGATCACCGAGCCGCGGCAGGACCTGGCACACGGCTTCGGCCTGCAACTGCTGGCCCGGATCCACTCGGCGCTCGACGACCTGCCCGCCGCGGAACGGGCGAACCGGGCCGCCGCCGAGATCCTGCGGCGGCACGGGATGGCCGGGCACGTCGCGGCGAACCTGAGCCAGGCCGGGATCTATCAGGCCCGGCAGGGCAACGCGGCCGGGGCGATCCGGCTCAACCGGCAGGCGCTGCGGCTGCGGGAGCGGGAGTTCGGCCAACGGCACTCGGCCACCGCGGAAAGCCTGATCACCCTGGCCACGGCGTACGCGCACGCGGGCCGGTCCCGGCGGGCGCTGCGGCTGACCCGGCGGGCGATCGGCGTGTACCGCGCGGCGGGCGCCGACACGGACGCTTTCCGGCTCGCCTCGGCGCTGCTCGACGCCGGTCAGCTCGGCTTCGACCGGCGCCGCCGGACCGCCGCCGGGGACACCGCCGCCGGGCTGGACCTGGCCGTGCGCACCGTGGGCGAGCACCATCCGCTGGTCATCCGCGGCCTGGTGCTGCGCGGGCGGGTGCGGGCCCGGGCCGGTGACCGGGCGGCCGCGTTCGCCGACCTGGTCACCGCCGCCGACCGGCAGAACCGGCTGCTCGGCCCGGTGTTCGGCGCCACCCCGGAGGAGGGCCGGCTGCGGTTCCTCGCCGACACCCGCAAGGAGGTGCGGGACTGGCTGCTGGAGGCGCTGATCGACAGCGGCACGACGACCGGCCCGGACGTGGCGGCGGCGCTGCGCCTGGTGATCCAGCGGACCGGGCTGACCACCGAGGCGGCCGCCCGGGAATGCGCTGCGGTGCTCGCCGGCGGCTATCCGGACCTCGCCGCCGACCTGGACCGGCTGTCCGAGCTGGACCGGCTGCTGGCCGGCGGCATGCTCGGCGGGGCCGGCGTCCCGGCGGACGCCGTCCGGGAGCGGGCGGCGATCGAGGAGCGGATCGCCGGCCGGGTCCGGGAGGCCCGCCCGTCGGCCGCGCTGACCGAGCTCGACCTGGCCGAGGTCGCCGCCGCGCTGCCGGCCGGGTCGTGCCTGGTGCAGTTCGTCCGCTTCGCGCACCGCGGGCTGGCCGGGATCGATCACCGGGACGCCCGCTACGCCGCCTTCTGCCTGCCGGCCGGTGACGCCGCGGGCGCCCGGGTGGTCGACCTCGGGGACGCGGGTCCGATCGACCGGGCCGTCGAGGCGTACCGGGCGGTCGTCGTTCCCGGTGACGACCGGATCGACCGGGACCGCTGGCTCGCCACCGGAACCGCCGTCCACCAGGCGTTGTTCGCGCCGCTGCCGACCACCGCGACCCGCCTGGTGATCGTCCCGGACGGGTTGATCCACCGGATCCCGCCGGCGACGCTGCCCGGCCCGGACGGCCTGCCGCTGGTCACCACGCACACGATCAGCCACCTCAGCAGCCCGCGCGACCTGCTGATCGGCGCCGCGCCGGCGGATGATCCGAACCGGACCGCCCTGATTCTCGCCGACCCGGACTTCGGGCCGGGCCCGGTGGCTTTCAACCCGTTGCCCGGTACGGCCCGGGAGGCCCGGATGATCGGCGATCTGCTTGGCGCCGAGCCACTCACCGGCGCGGCCGCCACGAAGTCCGCGCTGCGCCGGGATCCGCCACCGTCGATCGTGCACCTGGCAACGCACGGGTTCGTCCGGGTGGGCGCCGACGACCGCATCGAGGCCGGTCTCGGTCTGGCCGGGGCCAACGACCGGGACGCCGACGGCATTCTCTCGGCCGACGAGATCGCCCGGCTCGACCTCCGCGGCACCCGCCTGGTGGTCGCGTCCGCCTGCGAGACCGCGCTGGGCCGGATACACGACTCCGAGGGCGCTTTCGGTCTGCACCGGTCGTTCGCCATCGCCGGTGCCCGGGCCGTCGTCGCCTCTTTGTGGAGTGTGCCGGACCGGCCCACCGCCCGGTTGATGACCGCTTTCTATCGTGCCTACCTGCGCTCCGGCTCGGCGCCCTCCGCCCTGGCCGAGGCGCAACGCGAGGCCGCCGCCCAGCATCGCCCGGTCACCGAGTGGGGCGCCTTCACCTGCCACGGCATCTCCTGA
- a CDS encoding TSUP family transporter — translation MLAALADHVNRPAADRSLAIQIGLAILGGAAGSGLLLVLPAGRFPVVVPVLIGAATALFAAAPRLRGIRVPTAPGLLLASAYGGFFGAALGVILSALLALGPDTDARRVNARKNILASAATLAAVAVFVGRGLVAWPATATMLAGAVAGGWLGGRIGGRVRPAAVRAVVIAGGVTLTVFYAHRFW, via the coding sequence CTGCTCGCCGCCCTCGCCGATCACGTCAACCGGCCGGCGGCGGACCGCTCGCTGGCCATCCAGATCGGACTTGCGATCCTGGGCGGCGCCGCCGGGTCGGGCCTGCTCCTGGTGCTGCCCGCCGGCCGGTTCCCGGTCGTGGTGCCGGTGCTGATCGGCGCGGCCACCGCCCTGTTCGCCGCCGCGCCCCGGCTGCGCGGGATCCGGGTGCCGACGGCGCCGGGTCTGCTGCTGGCCTCGGCCTACGGCGGGTTCTTCGGCGCGGCGCTCGGGGTGATCCTGTCCGCGCTGCTCGCGCTCGGGCCGGACACCGACGCCCGCCGGGTCAACGCCCGCAAGAACATCCTGGCCTCCGCCGCGACCCTGGCCGCGGTCGCCGTCTTCGTGGGAAGGGGCCTGGTCGCGTGGCCGGCGACGGCGACGATGCTGGCCGGCGCGGTGGCCGGGGGCTGGCTGGGCGGCCGGATCGGCGGACGGGTGCGACCGGCCGCCGTCCGGGCCGTGGTGATCGCCGGTGGCGTGACGCTGACCGTCTTCTACGCGCACCGGTTCTGGTAG
- a CDS encoding helix-turn-helix transcriptional regulator, translated as MRRWQYTLAGDVEIARTVGSGVLTVGAHFHESVQVTAVTSGERAFRTRDGIVRAAAGRTIVIPALLPHAALPMAAGDDSVNLYLPPALFEDALGDVPVVVPVSGAPAAARRSELVAAVTDARDGLRELAGRFGMTRETLIRRFARETGMTPHAYRVVTRLNEARSLLRAGVAPAEVAARAGFADQSHLGRQFRAAFGATPGDYRITFVPDSGG; from the coding sequence ATGCGGCGGTGGCAGTACACCCTGGCCGGCGACGTCGAGATCGCCCGGACCGTGGGGTCCGGGGTGCTCACGGTCGGCGCGCACTTCCACGAGTCGGTGCAGGTCACCGCGGTGACGTCGGGCGAGCGGGCGTTCCGGACGCGGGACGGGATCGTGCGGGCGGCGGCCGGGCGGACGATCGTCATCCCGGCGCTGCTGCCGCACGCCGCGCTGCCGATGGCGGCCGGCGACGACAGCGTCAACCTCTACCTGCCACCCGCCCTGTTCGAGGACGCGCTCGGCGACGTCCCCGTCGTGGTGCCCGTGTCTGGGGCGCCGGCCGCGGCCCGGCGGTCCGAGCTGGTCGCGGCGGTGACGGATGCGCGGGACGGGCTGCGGGAGTTGGCCGGCCGGTTCGGGATGACGCGGGAAACCCTGATCCGGCGGTTCGCGCGGGAGACCGGGATGACGCCGCATGCCTACCGGGTCGTGACGCGGCTCAACGAGGCGCGGAGCCTGTTGCGGGCCGGGGTGGCGCCGGCCGAGGTGGCGGCGCGGGCCGGGTTCGCCGACCAGAGCCACCTGGGGCGGCAGTTCCGGGCCGCGTTCGGGGCGACGCCCGGCGACTACCGGATCACTTTCGTTCCAGACAGCGGGGGCTGA
- a CDS encoding carboxylesterase/lipase family protein, with amino-acid sequence MRLLTVFMATVLLAAPGVPAAGPGGAVVRTDAGRVRGVDHDGYRTFEGIPYAAPPTGDRRWRAPQPVAPWPGVRPASAPGPDCAQLPDSSSAEDCLYLTVTAPRDGRTRRPVIVWLHGGGFQTGSGSMYDAHRLVVRGGVVVVTVNYRLGVLGYLGLPGLAGSGTFGLQDQQAALRWVRRNAAAFGGDPGSVTLAGQSAGGMSVCAQLTSPGAAGLFHRAIIQSGSCLVDWPSGLFHPKVGAGSAWSPVDAVRAAGSGLAATFGCGADAVGCLRRQPVTALLEATRGTGVRAFVTPAYGTAVLPEHPATALRRGAFARVPVLSGGTLDEHRGFLAGIDLASPVTAEQYAAVLTTAFGARAGRVAATYPVASYPTPALAWAAVATDRIWACPGLAGDRLLARRTATYAYEFAERHGPAPSSGYPWGAFHGAELAFLFDTWWLAGTPQPALADRMIDSWARFAATGRTDWSAFPAVRTLASGTDGYVDLDSEHHCRFWASIG; translated from the coding sequence ATGAGATTGCTGACCGTCTTCATGGCCACCGTGTTGCTTGCCGCGCCGGGGGTGCCTGCCGCCGGGCCCGGTGGTGCCGTCGTCCGGACCGATGCCGGGCGGGTCCGCGGGGTGGATCACGACGGTTACCGCACGTTCGAGGGGATCCCGTACGCGGCTCCGCCGACCGGCGACCGCCGCTGGCGTGCCCCGCAACCGGTGGCGCCCTGGCCAGGCGTGCGGCCGGCGTCGGCGCCGGGCCCGGACTGCGCCCAGCTCCCGGACAGCTCCAGCGCCGAGGACTGCCTTTATCTCACCGTCACGGCGCCACGCGACGGCCGGACCCGCCGCCCGGTGATCGTCTGGCTGCACGGCGGCGGCTTCCAGACCGGCTCCGGGAGCATGTACGACGCGCACCGGCTCGTCGTCCGCGGCGGCGTCGTGGTGGTCACCGTGAACTATCGGCTCGGCGTCCTCGGCTACCTCGGGCTGCCCGGGCTGGCCGGCTCGGGCACGTTCGGGTTGCAGGACCAGCAGGCCGCGCTGCGATGGGTGCGGCGCAACGCCGCGGCGTTCGGCGGCGACCCGGGCAGCGTGACACTGGCCGGGCAGTCGGCCGGCGGCATGAGCGTCTGCGCCCAGCTCACCTCGCCCGGGGCCGCCGGCCTGTTCCACCGGGCGATCATCCAATCCGGATCGTGCCTGGTCGACTGGCCGAGCGGGCTGTTCCACCCGAAGGTCGGCGCCGGGTCGGCGTGGTCGCCGGTGGACGCGGTGCGCGCGGCGGGATCGGGCCTGGCGGCGACGTTCGGGTGTGGCGCGGACGCGGTGGGCTGCCTGCGGAGGCAGCCGGTGACGGCACTGCTGGAGGCGACCCGCGGGACCGGGGTGCGGGCGTTCGTGACTCCGGCATACGGGACCGCGGTGCTGCCGGAGCATCCGGCGACGGCGCTGCGGAGAGGGGCCTTCGCGCGGGTGCCGGTGCTGTCCGGCGGCACCCTCGACGAGCATCGCGGCTTCCTGGCCGGGATCGACCTGGCCAGCCCGGTGACGGCGGAGCAGTACGCCGCGGTCCTGACGACGGCGTTCGGCGCGCGGGCGGGACGGGTGGCGGCCACGTATCCGGTGGCGAGCTATCCGACCCCGGCGCTGGCCTGGGCGGCGGTGGCCACCGACCGGATCTGGGCCTGCCCGGGGCTGGCCGGGGACCGGCTGCTCGCGCGGCGGACGGCGACCTATGCGTACGAGTTCGCCGAGCGGCATGGGCCGGCGCCGTCGAGCGGCTATCCGTGGGGTGCGTTCCACGGAGCTGAGCTCGCGTTTCTCTTCGATACGTGGTGGCTGGCCGGGACGCCGCAACCGGCGCTCGCCGACCGGATGATCGACAGCTGGGCACGGTTCGCCGCCACGGGACGGACCGATTGGTCCGCGTTCCCCGCGGTACGGACCCTGGCGTCCGGTACGGACGGTTACGTCGACCTGGACAGCGAGCATCACTGCCGCTTCTGGGCGTCGATAGGGTGA
- a CDS encoding aldo/keto reductase — MQLGGKTIDRLGFGAMRITGPGIWGPPQDRDEAIRVLREAVRLGVTFIDTADSYGPHVSEELIREALHDGRGYGDVVVATKGGFTRPGPNQWVAVGRPDYLRQCLEGSLRRLGVDRIDLWQLHRIDPATPRADQFATLRSFLDEGLVTQVGLSEVSVEDVQEAQAAGVPIASVQNRYNLGDRRAEKLLDFCTEQDIAFIPWAPVDAGALARPGGPLDRVAAAHPGVTTGQLALAWLLRRSSVMVPIPGTSSVAHLVENLKAADVHLTDEEFAALTAAA, encoded by the coding sequence ATGCAGCTCGGCGGGAAGACCATCGATCGGCTCGGGTTCGGGGCCATGCGGATCACCGGCCCGGGGATCTGGGGGCCGCCGCAGGACCGGGACGAGGCGATCCGGGTGCTGCGGGAGGCGGTCCGGCTCGGGGTCACCTTCATCGACACGGCTGATTCGTACGGCCCGCACGTCTCGGAGGAGCTGATCCGCGAGGCCCTGCACGACGGCCGCGGCTACGGTGACGTGGTCGTCGCCACCAAGGGCGGCTTCACCCGGCCCGGCCCGAACCAGTGGGTGGCCGTGGGCCGCCCCGATTATCTGCGGCAGTGCCTGGAGGGCTCGCTGCGGCGGCTCGGCGTCGACCGGATCGACCTGTGGCAGCTGCACCGGATCGACCCGGCCACGCCTCGCGCCGACCAGTTCGCGACGCTGCGGTCCTTCCTGGACGAGGGGCTGGTCACGCAGGTCGGCCTCTCCGAGGTGAGCGTCGAGGACGTGCAGGAGGCGCAGGCCGCCGGCGTCCCGATCGCCTCGGTGCAGAACCGCTACAACCTGGGCGACCGCCGGGCCGAGAAACTGCTGGACTTCTGCACCGAGCAGGACATCGCGTTCATCCCGTGGGCGCCGGTCGACGCGGGCGCCCTGGCCCGCCCGGGCGGTCCCCTCGACCGCGTGGCCGCGGCCCACCCCGGCGTGACCACCGGCCAGCTCGCCCTGGCCTGGCTGCTCCGCCGGTCCTCGGTCATGGTCCCGATCCCGGGCACGTCCTCGGTGGCCCACCTGGTGGAGAACCTGAAGGCCGCCGACGTCCACCTCACCGACGAGGAGTTCGCCGCCCTCACCGCCGCGGCCTGA